One Amorphoplanes digitatis genomic window carries:
- a CDS encoding tetratricopeptide repeat protein, with product MSFEDDEYWESEYDDNPRRSRYADSTATARDPYADAVMARWGADTRRPVQRTQYIEDDNFDAVPDVVSAPVSTPVAGPAPDPVNSLDPGVDELAERRRQRREAGYQRSPNRDKRISSAFDSERPGWLDDPSFAPADLDAAPVSPGAEGWQRRSLDFDELEYDDRDFDVQDWEEQRRHIAARRSQTVRGRDVPEAPDTVGGRARVSPPAPDDRRPRRDDPRTYDAPAAFGPGQDRRPPVRPGQPPRPAPVQPGGDPRTARPDLPAASRPGTRPEPWSEQPAAAAAGPQVGDRPAETGTPGDGPRVKSRATPPAAPRVISKAAPPETPRVLKKAEPPAPPRVVNAPPQTAPPRVVTPAPPNVPKTPAAGADVLRPLVPADPAAYDPAAYDQGTRAPGRTGGMPMSPAAYDQGQAGGAPGYHQDAAPPVSPAGPRRPRVGFISPSGMPGEAPTSPAPLDPAALDPGRGPGQPPSRGRPGVPPNSPAPLDPAALDPGRGPGQPPSRGRPGVPPPGRGPGGPAVPPAPQNRPPVMPAAAPPPVPPSAPAPIRRPAAAAPPQNAPGVRPTPAAPQAPPPFTPWDTGRPDAAAPVADPHAAPPRGRRPAQADPAQAAPRGRSAFDDGSTAERPIVGGPRTAMITSTGAPTAVPRSERPPTRTAPTVGAPQPQVTAYDRPVSSMPAQGHPAAAAISGEVLDARRRVPAAGDAPTVGLSRPSSPAGPRDLAGATGELPVVGVPSVPGDQQYGAPGPRTPDQPRHASDQAAQSRLAEPQYRQDEPPAGRHSGPYVLEGEVLPARSAGVPRQHTEAARQAEAARRATEEQQARAEAARRATEEQQARAAAAQLADVQRRAEADRKLEQALRLAEQTRQAELARQAEIARREEEAARQAEAVRQAELARLAEEARQAEAARQAELARQAEEARRAEAARQAEAAAARQAEAARHAAEAARHAEAVRQAEEAARRAEVAAHEAEVARRAEAARQVAEAARRAEEARRAEEAARQAEAARHAERQADAARRAEAARRAEEEARQAEAARQAAIAARQAEADQHAEAVRRAAAARQAEAERQLLAARDAEAARQAAEEARQAEAARLAQAAREAEAVRLAEGGSGVPMAARPGPNPAAFAVPIGRLMTSGPTAPPRYADAELGATWFTPKIDPAAAPAEPATDGDAEPEGVVLDLDISGLVNGAAAEEARPAPGPDPAQARPAATDGTGPLGPEDLAAIRWRLDGATLREVVDDKDALRVLGERLDGPLSDEQDNVAKAGLLSVRAEVYRLLEELGMAAAASRLALAHAESSGDVQATVIAQAELAHVLRLRGDHKEADRLFERAAGSEAPELLRSVVHENAGRSAFDQGRHMEALDHFARAVRLGAPDDQELAQRIDVALESVYIHVLRDGWGPYPRSRREILGLVTAEQEEV from the coding sequence ATGAGCTTCGAGGACGACGAATACTGGGAATCCGAGTACGACGACAACCCCCGTAGGTCTCGGTACGCCGACTCCACCGCCACGGCGCGGGACCCGTACGCGGACGCCGTCATGGCGCGGTGGGGTGCCGACACCCGTCGTCCGGTGCAGCGCACCCAGTACATCGAAGACGACAATTTCGACGCCGTGCCGGACGTCGTGTCCGCCCCGGTGTCCACACCGGTTGCCGGCCCCGCGCCCGACCCGGTCAATTCACTCGATCCGGGCGTCGACGAACTCGCCGAACGCCGCCGTCAGCGACGGGAGGCCGGCTACCAACGGTCACCGAACCGCGACAAGCGCATCAGTTCGGCGTTCGACAGCGAGCGCCCGGGATGGCTGGACGACCCCTCGTTCGCCCCCGCCGACCTCGACGCCGCCCCGGTCTCGCCCGGCGCCGAGGGCTGGCAGCGCCGCAGCCTCGACTTCGACGAACTCGAGTACGACGACCGCGACTTCGACGTGCAGGACTGGGAGGAGCAGCGCCGCCACATCGCCGCGCGCCGCTCCCAGACGGTGCGCGGGCGCGACGTGCCCGAGGCGCCCGACACGGTCGGCGGCCGGGCCCGGGTCTCGCCGCCGGCGCCGGACGACCGCCGGCCCCGGCGCGACGATCCGCGCACCTACGACGCCCCGGCCGCCTTCGGCCCGGGGCAGGACCGTCGTCCGCCCGTACGGCCGGGCCAGCCGCCGCGGCCCGCACCGGTCCAGCCCGGTGGCGATCCGCGCACCGCGCGTCCGGACCTGCCCGCCGCGTCCCGGCCGGGCACCCGGCCGGAGCCGTGGTCCGAGCAGCCCGCCGCCGCGGCCGCCGGGCCGCAGGTCGGCGACCGGCCGGCCGAGACGGGCACGCCGGGCGACGGCCCGCGCGTCAAGAGCCGGGCCACTCCCCCGGCCGCCCCACGGGTGATCAGCAAGGCGGCACCGCCGGAGACGCCGCGGGTGCTCAAGAAGGCCGAGCCGCCGGCGCCGCCCCGCGTCGTCAACGCACCGCCGCAGACGGCGCCGCCGCGGGTGGTGACCCCGGCGCCGCCGAACGTGCCGAAGACGCCCGCCGCGGGCGCCGACGTCCTGCGGCCCCTGGTGCCCGCCGACCCGGCCGCCTACGACCCAGCCGCCTACGACCAGGGCACACGGGCGCCGGGCCGGACCGGCGGGATGCCGATGAGCCCGGCCGCGTACGACCAGGGCCAGGCGGGAGGCGCGCCCGGCTACCACCAGGACGCCGCACCGCCGGTCAGCCCCGCCGGCCCGCGCCGGCCCCGGGTCGGTTTCATCTCGCCCTCCGGCATGCCCGGCGAGGCGCCGACCAGCCCCGCACCCCTCGACCCGGCCGCCCTCGACCCCGGTCGCGGCCCGGGCCAGCCCCCGTCGCGCGGCCGCCCCGGCGTGCCGCCGAACAGCCCCGCACCCCTCGACCCGGCCGCCCTCGACCCCGGTCGCGGCCCGGGCCAGCCCCCGTCGCGTGGCCGCCCCGGCGTGCCGCCGCCCGGGCGCGGGCCCGGCGGTCCCGCCGTTCCTCCCGCGCCGCAGAACCGGCCGCCGGTCATGCCGGCCGCCGCGCCGCCGCCGGTTCCGCCGTCGGCGCCGGCACCCATCCGCCGGCCCGCCGCCGCGGCCCCGCCGCAGAACGCGCCCGGCGTGCGGCCGACCCCCGCGGCGCCGCAGGCCCCGCCGCCGTTCACGCCCTGGGACACCGGCCGGCCCGACGCGGCCGCGCCCGTCGCGGACCCGCACGCGGCGCCGCCGCGCGGTCGCCGTCCCGCACAGGCCGACCCGGCGCAGGCCGCGCCGCGCGGCCGGTCGGCCTTCGACGACGGTTCGACCGCCGAGAGGCCGATCGTCGGCGGGCCGCGCACGGCGATGATCACCTCTACCGGTGCGCCGACCGCGGTCCCGCGCTCGGAGCGCCCGCCGACGCGTACCGCGCCGACCGTCGGTGCGCCGCAGCCGCAGGTCACGGCGTACGACCGGCCGGTCAGCAGCATGCCGGCGCAGGGCCACCCGGCCGCCGCGGCGATCAGCGGCGAGGTGCTCGACGCTCGCCGCCGCGTCCCGGCGGCGGGCGACGCCCCGACGGTCGGCCTGTCCCGGCCGTCGTCCCCGGCCGGCCCGCGCGACCTGGCCGGTGCGACCGGCGAGCTGCCGGTCGTCGGCGTGCCGTCCGTGCCCGGCGACCAGCAGTACGGCGCACCCGGGCCGCGCACGCCCGACCAGCCCCGCCACGCCTCGGACCAGGCAGCGCAGAGCCGCCTGGCGGAGCCGCAGTACCGGCAGGACGAACCGCCGGCGGGGCGGCACTCCGGCCCGTACGTGCTGGAGGGCGAGGTGCTCCCGGCCCGGTCGGCGGGCGTGCCCCGGCAGCACACGGAGGCGGCCCGGCAGGCCGAGGCCGCGCGGCGGGCCACCGAGGAGCAGCAGGCCCGGGCCGAGGCCGCGCGGCGGGCCACCGAGGAGCAGCAGGCCCGGGCCGCGGCGGCGCAGCTCGCGGACGTGCAGCGCCGCGCCGAGGCCGACCGCAAGCTGGAGCAGGCGCTGCGCCTCGCCGAGCAGACCCGGCAGGCCGAGCTCGCCCGGCAGGCGGAGATCGCCCGCCGGGAGGAGGAGGCGGCGCGCCAGGCCGAGGCCGTGCGCCAGGCCGAGCTCGCCCGGCTGGCCGAGGAGGCACGCCAGGCCGAGGCCGCACGGCAGGCCGAGCTCGCCCGGCAGGCGGAGGAGGCGCGCCGGGCCGAGGCCGCACGGCAGGCCGAGGCCGCGGCGGCACGCCAGGCGGAGGCCGCGCGCCACGCCGCCGAGGCGGCCCGCCACGCCGAGGCCGTACGCCAGGCCGAGGAGGCCGCCCGCCGGGCGGAGGTAGCCGCGCACGAGGCGGAGGTCGCCCGCCGGGCCGAGGCCGCGCGCCAGGTCGCCGAGGCGGCACGCCGGGCCGAGGAGGCCCGCCGGGCGGAGGAGGCCGCACGCCAGGCGGAGGCCGCACGCCACGCCGAGCGGCAGGCCGACGCCGCACGCCGCGCCGAGGCCGCACGCCGGGCCGAGGAGGAGGCCCGCCAGGCCGAGGCGGCCCGGCAGGCGGCGATCGCGGCCCGCCAGGCCGAGGCCGACCAGCACGCGGAGGCCGTCCGCCGTGCGGCGGCGGCACGGCAGGCAGAGGCCGAGCGGCAGCTCCTGGCCGCGCGCGACGCCGAGGCCGCACGCCAGGCCGCCGAGGAGGCCCGCCAGGCCGAGGCGGCCCGGCTGGCACAGGCCGCCCGCGAGGCCGAGGCCGTCCGGCTGGCCGAGGGCGGCTCCGGCGTGCCCATGGCGGCCCGGCCCGGCCCGAACCCGGCGGCGTTCGCCGTACCGATCGGCCGCCTGATGACCTCCGGCCCGACGGCGCCGCCCAGGTACGCCGACGCGGAGCTCGGGGCGACGTGGTTCACCCCCAAGATCGACCCGGCCGCGGCACCCGCCGAACCGGCCACCGACGGCGACGCCGAGCCCGAGGGCGTGGTCCTCGACCTGGACATCAGCGGGCTGGTGAACGGCGCGGCCGCCGAGGAGGCCCGGCCCGCACCCGGCCCGGACCCCGCCCAGGCCCGGCCGGCCGCCACCGACGGCACCGGGCCGCTGGGCCCGGAGGACCTGGCGGCGATCCGCTGGCGCCTCGACGGCGCCACGCTGCGCGAGGTCGTGGACGACAAGGACGCCCTGCGCGTACTCGGTGAGCGTCTCGACGGGCCGCTCTCCGACGAGCAGGACAACGTCGCCAAGGCGGGGCTGCTGAGCGTACGGGCGGAGGTCTACCGCCTGCTGGAGGAGCTGGGCATGGCCGCCGCCGCCAGCCGCCTGGCCCTGGCGCACGCCGAGTCCTCGGGTGACGTCCAGGCCACCGTCATCGCGCAGGCCGAGCTGGCACACGTGCTGCGGCTGCGCGGCGACCACAAGGAGGCCGACCGGCTGTTCGAGCGGGCCGCCGGCTCCGAGGCGCCGGAGCTGCTGCGCAGCGTCGTGCACGAGAACGCCGGGCGCAGCGCCTTCGACCAGGGCCGGCACATGGAGGCGCTCGATCACTTCGCGCGCGCCGTACGGCTGGGCGCGCCCGACGATCAGGAGCTGGCGCAGCGCATCGACGTCGCGCTGGAGTCGGTCTACATCCACGTCCTGCGCGACGGGTGGGGCCCGTACCCGCGTTCGCGGCGGGAGATCCTCGGCCTGGTCACGGCGGAGCAGGAAGAGGTCTAG
- a CDS encoding efflux RND transporter periplasmic adaptor subunit: MFRPRRRTVVLLVACALLPPLTAASCGGEPSGVALGTAARGTVAEIVEASGSVTARAAATVSSPAAGTLAELRFDAGDKVTKGQVVAVIDSPAAARRLQDAARAVDAASAGGVPAGGTAGFRAVQRRTDARADKAFAAARDAAGEVTDAELRAALLTQVKAARQQYQAASEAAGAAVRSVQRGVASLGQAVNALSAAQRLQAKQAYDLAEAAVDALTLRAPVSGVVQLGGTASGGTASLSDLLAGPAGATTGAAPAQAPLSGVDSAVPVGAVVGAGTPILTIVDTGRLGLAAEVDETDVLLVEPGGTATAELDAATGASYEATVRAVDLLPTTSARGGVSYRVRLTLGKGSYADGRVAPTPRPGMSAIVRLRVREAADAVTVPASSIVSSGGRDTVWAVRGGRAERVPVTLGVQGEDVVQVVSGIDAGQQVVVGGADQVSAGQTVP; encoded by the coding sequence GTGTTCCGGCCCCGACGTCGCACCGTTGTCCTGCTGGTCGCCTGCGCCCTGCTGCCGCCGCTGACCGCGGCCTCCTGCGGCGGCGAGCCGTCCGGAGTCGCCCTCGGGACCGCGGCCCGCGGCACCGTCGCGGAGATCGTCGAGGCGTCCGGCTCGGTCACCGCCCGCGCCGCCGCCACCGTCAGCTCGCCCGCCGCGGGCACCCTCGCCGAGCTGCGCTTCGACGCCGGGGACAAGGTCACCAAGGGCCAGGTGGTCGCGGTGATCGACTCGCCGGCCGCCGCCCGCCGCCTCCAGGACGCCGCCCGGGCCGTTGACGCCGCCTCCGCCGGCGGCGTGCCGGCCGGCGGCACCGCGGGCTTCCGGGCCGTCCAGCGCCGCACCGACGCCCGCGCGGACAAGGCCTTCGCCGCCGCCCGGGACGCGGCCGGCGAGGTGACCGACGCCGAGCTGCGGGCGGCGCTGCTGACCCAGGTGAAGGCCGCCCGGCAGCAGTACCAGGCCGCCTCCGAGGCCGCCGGCGCCGCCGTCCGCTCGGTGCAGCGCGGCGTCGCGAGCCTGGGACAGGCGGTCAACGCCCTGAGCGCCGCGCAGCGGCTACAGGCGAAGCAGGCGTACGACCTGGCCGAGGCCGCCGTCGACGCGCTCACCCTGCGCGCGCCCGTCTCGGGCGTCGTCCAGCTGGGCGGCACCGCCTCGGGCGGCACCGCGTCGCTGAGCGACCTGCTCGCCGGCCCGGCGGGGGCCACCACCGGCGCGGCCCCGGCACAGGCGCCGCTGAGCGGCGTCGACTCCGCGGTGCCGGTCGGCGCGGTCGTCGGCGCGGGAACCCCGATCCTCACCATCGTCGACACCGGCCGGCTCGGCCTGGCCGCCGAGGTCGACGAGACCGACGTGCTGCTCGTCGAGCCCGGCGGCACGGCCACCGCGGAGCTCGACGCCGCGACGGGCGCGAGCTACGAGGCGACCGTGCGCGCCGTCGACCTGCTGCCCACCACCTCCGCCCGCGGCGGGGTGTCCTATCGCGTCCGGCTCACCCTCGGCAAGGGCAGCTACGCCGACGGCCGGGTCGCGCCGACGCCGCGGCCCGGGATGAGCGCGATCGTCCGCCTGCGGGTGCGCGAGGCCGCCGACGCGGTGACCGTGCCGGCGTCCTCGATCGTCTCCTCCGGCGGCCGCGACACGGTGTGGGCGGTCCGCGGCGGCCGGGCCGAGCGGGTGCCGGTCACCCTCGGCGTGCAGGGCGAGGACGTGGTGCAGGTGGTCTCCGGCATCGACGCCGGCCAGCAGGTCGTCGTCGGCGGCGCGGACCAGGTCAGCGCCGGGCAGACCGTGCCGTGA
- a CDS encoding pyridoxamine 5'-phosphate oxidase family protein, translating into MSGRLDLMAPAVLEFWTERHLCTLTTLRADGSPHVVPVGATVDPAAGLLRIIAFRGSAKVRHVLAGGDRVAICQVDGGRWSTIEGKAVVRDDPESVAEAVRRYAARYRQPRPNPERVAIEVTITRVLGSVSLGAPR; encoded by the coding sequence ATGAGCGGTCGGTTGGATCTGATGGCTCCGGCGGTGCTGGAGTTCTGGACCGAGCGGCACCTCTGCACGCTCACCACGCTGCGCGCCGACGGTTCGCCGCACGTCGTGCCGGTCGGCGCCACCGTCGACCCGGCGGCCGGGCTGCTGCGGATCATCGCGTTCCGGGGCTCGGCGAAGGTCCGTCACGTCCTCGCCGGCGGCGACCGGGTGGCGATCTGCCAGGTGGACGGCGGGCGCTGGAGCACGATCGAGGGCAAGGCCGTGGTCCGCGACGACCCGGAGTCGGTGGCCGAGGCGGTCCGCCGGTACGCCGCGCGCTACCGGCAGCCGCGCCCCAACCCGGAGCGGGTGGCGATCGAGGTGACGATCACCAGGGTGCTCGGCTCGGTGAGCCTCGGCGCTCCCCGGTGA
- a CDS encoding GGDEF domain-containing protein: MPHKGDVFPYQLRDLHGASRSVVFLTLAGSPYVLATCVLMPDVGATGLTAGIATSVFMGLAGIASWRVPARLPRLFWFAAPILSILAITGLNLATNDASTGALLFYLWPVLYAANFLSSRVLGLNLALVYAGGAVTVFAILGPGAGLADLAATIMAMTLAATVVHSLRRRADRLHEVLERQAYADHLTGLANRRQFDEELANAGTWARIAGGPLALLTVDLDHFKAVNDTFGHAEGDQVLQAVAVAMRSAVGEDGLAARLGGDEFVVLLRADRRAAAAVAEGLCAAVAARTDLPGGAPGLSIGIAVLPDDAGDVGELVAASDAALYEAKTSGRGRVATAVPRPAADLTRQYS, from the coding sequence GTGCCGCACAAGGGGGACGTCTTCCCGTACCAGCTTCGCGACCTGCACGGCGCCTCGCGCTCGGTCGTGTTCCTCACGCTGGCCGGATCCCCGTACGTGCTGGCGACCTGCGTGCTGATGCCGGACGTCGGCGCCACCGGCCTCACCGCCGGGATCGCCACCAGCGTGTTCATGGGACTGGCCGGGATCGCGAGCTGGCGGGTGCCCGCGCGGCTCCCGCGCCTGTTCTGGTTCGCCGCCCCGATCCTGAGCATCCTGGCGATCACCGGCCTGAACCTCGCCACCAACGACGCGTCCACCGGCGCGCTGCTCTTCTATCTCTGGCCCGTCCTGTACGCGGCCAACTTCCTCAGCAGCCGCGTCCTGGGCCTGAACCTGGCGCTGGTGTACGCCGGCGGCGCGGTCACGGTCTTCGCGATCCTCGGACCGGGTGCCGGCCTCGCCGACCTGGCCGCCACGATCATGGCGATGACGCTGGCCGCCACGGTGGTGCACTCGCTGCGCCGCCGGGCCGACCGGCTGCACGAAGTCCTCGAGCGGCAGGCGTACGCCGACCACCTCACCGGCCTGGCGAACCGGCGCCAGTTCGACGAGGAGCTCGCGAACGCCGGCACGTGGGCACGGATCGCCGGCGGCCCGCTGGCACTGCTCACCGTCGACCTGGACCACTTCAAGGCGGTGAACGACACGTTCGGCCACGCGGAGGGCGACCAGGTCCTCCAGGCCGTCGCCGTGGCCATGCGTTCCGCCGTCGGCGAGGACGGTCTCGCGGCGCGCCTGGGCGGCGACGAGTTCGTCGTGCTGCTGCGCGCGGACCGGCGCGCCGCCGCGGCGGTCGCCGAAGGGCTGTGCGCGGCCGTCGCCGCCCGGACCGACCTGCCCGGCGGCGCGCCGGGCCTGAGCATCGGCATCGCGGTCCTGCCGGACGACGCCGGCGACGTCGGCGAGCTGGTGGCGGCCTCGGACGCGGCGCTCTACGAGGCGAAGACGTCGGGCCGCGGGCGGGTGGCAACGGCTGTACCCCGGCCCGCCGCCGACCTCACCCGTCAGTACAGCTAG
- a CDS encoding pirin family protein: MSSLEADPEVGRSVVPPSPEGTELLEGAPVALGGPRGFEVTRTLPNKHRRMVGAWCFLDAYGPHALAGSPGMRVGPHPHIGLQTVSWLVAGEVLHRDSLGSLQEIRPGQLNLMTAGRGISHSEQTPAAHGPVLQGVQLWVALPGAARDVAPSFVHHPDLPVVAAGGLSATVLMGELAGEVSPAACFSPLVGAQVTLAEGGGATLPLRPDFEHAVLVLDGSATVEGARVTPGPLLYLAAGRQRLRLDAGPRTRLLLIGGEPFDERIVMWWNFVGRDHDEIVAAREAWESRSDGGRFGRVRGYDGPDIPAPPMPTTRLVARGRTR, from the coding sequence GTGAGCAGTCTCGAAGCGGATCCCGAGGTCGGCCGTTCGGTCGTGCCGCCGTCGCCGGAGGGCACGGAGTTGCTGGAGGGCGCGCCCGTCGCGCTCGGCGGGCCCCGGGGGTTCGAGGTCACCCGGACCCTGCCCAACAAGCACCGGCGGATGGTCGGCGCGTGGTGCTTCCTCGACGCGTACGGGCCGCACGCCCTGGCCGGGTCGCCGGGGATGCGGGTCGGGCCCCACCCGCACATCGGGTTGCAGACCGTCAGCTGGCTCGTCGCCGGCGAGGTCCTGCACCGCGACAGCCTCGGCAGCCTCCAGGAGATCCGGCCGGGTCAGCTCAACCTGATGACCGCCGGCCGCGGCATCTCCCACTCCGAGCAGACCCCCGCCGCGCACGGCCCGGTGCTTCAGGGCGTGCAGCTGTGGGTCGCCCTGCCCGGCGCCGCCCGGGACGTGGCGCCCTCGTTCGTGCACCATCCGGATCTGCCGGTGGTCGCCGCCGGCGGCCTGTCCGCCACCGTCCTCATGGGCGAGCTGGCCGGTGAGGTCTCCCCCGCCGCCTGCTTCTCGCCGCTCGTGGGCGCGCAGGTCACGCTGGCCGAGGGCGGCGGTGCGACGCTGCCGCTGCGGCCGGACTTCGAGCACGCGGTGCTGGTCCTGGACGGGTCCGCCACCGTCGAGGGCGCGCGCGTCACGCCCGGGCCGCTGCTCTATCTCGCCGCGGGCCGGCAACGGCTGCGCCTGGACGCGGGCCCGCGGACCCGGCTGCTGCTGATCGGCGGCGAGCCGTTCGACGAGCGGATCGTCATGTGGTGGAACTTCGTCGGCCGCGACCACGACGAGATCGTCGCGGCGCGGGAGGCCTGGGAGTCCCGGTCGGACGGTGGCCGCTTCGGACGGGTGCGCGGCTACGACGGGCCCGACATTCCGGCGCCGCCGATGCCGACCACCCGCCTGGTCGCCCGGGGCCGCACGCGCTGA
- a CDS encoding EamA family transporter has protein sequence MNPPPAPLLVLTAVVSVQVGSAVARTLFEDLGAAGMTLLRLAIAAVILGAVFRPRIRGWHAAAWRAAALLGAVMAGMNLLFYLALRTVPLGVGVTVEFLGPLLLALAQTRRLIDLCCALLAGGGVALLGLAPGVTAPVGGLLLAFAAGLCWAGYILASAHLGTQVPGTGGLAVAVGVAALLVLPFGAHGASAVLDRPSLLVGATVVALLSSVLSYGLEINALRRMPTRVFGVLMSLEPAAAAVAGLIVLHQRLGAREIAALLLVSLASLCVTLTRRDPVTPIAPG, from the coding sequence GTGAACCCACCGCCCGCCCCGCTGCTCGTGCTGACCGCCGTCGTATCGGTGCAGGTCGGCAGCGCCGTCGCCCGTACCCTCTTCGAGGATCTCGGCGCGGCGGGCATGACCCTGCTGCGGCTCGCCATCGCGGCCGTGATCCTCGGCGCGGTGTTCCGGCCCAGGATCCGCGGCTGGCACGCGGCGGCGTGGCGGGCAGCCGCGCTGCTCGGCGCCGTCATGGCGGGCATGAACCTGCTCTTCTACCTGGCCCTGCGCACGGTGCCGCTCGGCGTCGGCGTCACCGTCGAGTTCCTCGGCCCGCTGCTGCTGGCGCTGGCGCAGACGCGCCGGCTGATCGACCTGTGCTGCGCGCTGCTGGCCGGCGGGGGAGTGGCGCTGCTCGGCCTGGCTCCGGGGGTGACGGCGCCGGTCGGCGGGCTGCTGCTGGCGTTCGCCGCCGGGCTCTGCTGGGCCGGGTACATCCTGGCCAGCGCGCACCTGGGCACCCAGGTGCCGGGCACCGGGGGCCTGGCGGTCGCGGTCGGGGTCGCGGCGCTGCTGGTCCTGCCGTTCGGCGCGCACGGCGCGTCGGCGGTGCTCGACCGCCCGTCGCTGCTGGTCGGCGCGACGGTCGTGGCGCTGCTCTCCTCGGTACTCTCCTACGGGCTGGAGATCAACGCCCTGCGGCGGATGCCGACCCGGGTCTTCGGCGTGCTGATGAGCCTGGAACCGGCCGCCGCGGCCGTCGCCGGCCTGATCGTGCTGCACCAGCGCCTGGGCGCCCGCGAGATCGCCGCGCTGCTGCTGGTCAGCCTGGCGAGCCTGTGCGTCACCCTGACCCGGCGCGACCCGGTGACCCCGATCGCGCCGGGCTGA
- a CDS encoding ABC transporter ATP-binding protein, giving the protein MSGGPAIVAVDVTRTYQLDGVSVAALRGVSLTVPDGDYLSIVGTSGSGKSTLMHLLGGLDRPTGGTLMIGGRDVATLSPAEMARLRNETIGFVFQSFHLLARTTARDNVALPLVYRGMGRRERRARAAEMLDRVGLAHRLDHRPNQMSGGEQQRVAIARALVTAPSVLLADEPTGNLDSTTGQSVLALLESLNAEGVAIVLVTHDREVAARAGRQIVMRDGLIVDPAPGTGDGDG; this is encoded by the coding sequence GTGAGCGGCGGGCCCGCGATCGTCGCCGTCGACGTCACCCGGACGTACCAGCTCGACGGCGTCTCCGTCGCCGCGCTCCGCGGCGTCTCGCTGACCGTCCCCGACGGCGACTACCTGTCGATCGTCGGCACCTCCGGCTCCGGCAAGTCCACCCTCATGCACCTGCTCGGCGGGCTCGACCGGCCGACCGGCGGCACGCTGATGATCGGCGGCCGCGACGTGGCCACGCTCTCGCCGGCGGAGATGGCCCGGCTGCGCAACGAGACAATCGGCTTCGTCTTCCAGTCGTTCCACCTGCTCGCCCGCACGACCGCGCGCGACAACGTCGCCCTGCCGCTGGTCTATCGCGGCATGGGGCGCCGCGAGCGCCGGGCCCGCGCCGCCGAGATGCTCGACCGGGTCGGCCTGGCGCACCGCCTGGACCACCGGCCCAACCAGATGTCCGGCGGCGAGCAGCAGCGGGTCGCCATCGCCCGGGCCCTGGTCACCGCCCCGTCCGTGCTGCTCGCCGACGAGCCGACGGGCAACCTCGACAGCACCACCGGCCAGTCGGTGCTCGCCCTGCTCGAATCCCTGAACGCCGAGGGGGTGGCGATCGTGCTGGTCACCCACGACCGCGAGGTCGCGGCCCGGGCCGGACGGCAGATCGTGATGCGCGACGGTCTCATCGTCGACCCCGCGCCGGGCACCGGGGACGGCGACGGGTGA
- a CDS encoding ABC transporter permease gives MRLAEAWRVALDALRANRLRSVLTMLGVVIGVAAVVALVAIGTGTKQQIEQQVEGLGSNLLIVVPGRLEAGSAPSVSTLSLDDVEAVGRVVGDPGRVAVTVASGETVRAGSRTTFASIQGVLETTPTVFVRHLDRGSYLTHSDVSTARRVAVLGAGVATRLFGDRDPVGRQITIGGVRFRVIGTFERLGQSLGVDRDGEVHIPVTAAQRLLGTDRIDALAIRAPDRERIDALGHDVVATLTERHPDSDFSAVTQEQILGVLGDILGVLTGVLAAIAGISLLVGGVGVSNIMLVSVRERTKEIGLRKAVGARPRDIGLQFLLEAVLLTTIGGVIGMALGISAALLVDRLSPVPAAVTWWSLALAFGVSALVGIAFGVVPAQRAGRLDPVVALRTE, from the coding sequence GTGAGGCTGGCCGAGGCCTGGCGGGTCGCCCTCGACGCGCTGCGCGCCAACCGGCTGCGCAGCGTCCTCACCATGCTCGGCGTCGTCATCGGCGTCGCCGCGGTGGTGGCACTCGTCGCCATCGGCACCGGCACCAAGCAGCAGATCGAGCAGCAGGTCGAGGGCCTCGGCTCCAACCTGCTCATCGTCGTGCCCGGCCGGCTCGAGGCCGGATCCGCGCCGTCGGTGTCGACCCTCTCGCTCGACGACGTCGAGGCCGTCGGCCGGGTGGTCGGCGACCCCGGCCGGGTCGCGGTCACCGTCGCCTCCGGCGAGACCGTCCGGGCCGGCAGCCGGACCACGTTCGCCAGCATCCAGGGCGTCCTGGAGACCACCCCGACCGTCTTCGTCCGCCACCTGGACCGCGGCAGCTACCTGACCCACTCCGACGTCAGCACGGCGCGCCGCGTCGCCGTGCTCGGCGCCGGGGTCGCCACCCGGCTCTTCGGCGACCGCGACCCGGTCGGCCGCCAGATCACCATCGGCGGGGTCCGGTTCCGGGTGATCGGCACGTTCGAGCGGCTGGGACAGAGCCTCGGCGTCGACCGCGACGGCGAGGTGCACATCCCCGTCACCGCCGCGCAGCGCCTGCTCGGCACCGACCGCATCGACGCGCTCGCCATCCGCGCACCCGACCGCGAACGCATCGACGCGCTGGGCCACGACGTCGTCGCCACCCTCACCGAACGCCACCCGGACAGCGACTTCAGCGCCGTCACCCAGGAGCAGATCCTCGGCGTGCTCGGCGACATCCTCGGCGTGCTCACCGGGGTGCTCGCCGCCATCGCCGGCATCAGCCTGCTCGTCGGCGGCGTCGGCGTCTCCAACATCATGCTGGTCTCCGTCCGCGAGCGCACCAAGGAGATCGGCCTGCGCAAGGCGGTCGGCGCCCGGCCCCGCGACATCGGCCTGCAATTCCTGCTCGAGGCCGTCCTGCTCACCACGATCGGCGGCGTCATCGGCATGGCGCTCGGCATCTCCGCCGCGCTGCTCGTCGACCGGCTGTCGCCGGTGCCCGCGGCCGTCACCTGGTGGTCGCTGGCCCTGGCGTTCGGGGTGTCGGCGCTGGTCGGCATCGCCTTCGGGGTGGTGCCCGCGCAACGGGCCGGCCGGCTCGACCCGGTCGTCGCGCTGCGCACCGAGTGA